AAACCTATCTATCAAGAGAGAAACACGTAATGCAAAATAACACTATTGGTTTAGGGCTTAATTTACTATCCAGCTTAACTAACATAGCTAAAACTGATACTAACATAGATCATAACTACATTAATACTTTTAGCAAGGTAATAGATTTTTTCTACAAAACATATATGAGCACACTAAAATCTATGGAAACAGCCGAATCAACAAAAATATTAGAAGAAATACAAGACATATTAAAATACAATATCCAGATAATAGAGGCTATTTCTAATAATAAAAGTAATAAAATTATCTCCTCATTAAAAGCAAAACGCAATAAAATCATGAGGGAATATATTAATATCCTTAAAAGGGATGAAAATGCTTAAACTAGTAAACTACTTGTTACTTACTTTACTACTATGTTGCAATACTATTGCTAGTTTACCAGATGAACCAAAACCACCAATTATTCAAACACTCGGCTCTTTAGCTAAATATGAGGCAAAATTATCAGATTATGTTATGTACCTTATAACATTCTTAGCTAAAACAAAAGTAAAAGTTAATGACCCAAATTATCCAGAATATACTTTTCCAGACTTATCAACACTAAGAGATGAACACTCCATAACTTCAATCAAACATAATATAAAAATACTTTTGGAGTACATTCAAAAAACAAAACCCATGGCACAAAAAGTCTATAATCAATATTCCCTAGTTAAAAATGTAAATTACAAATAAGTTGTTCTTGCAAGAACTTATACTTTATATGTAAAAATATCTAAAGCTAACTAAAATAGTGTATAATAGGCTGTAAAGGGGAAATATTATGAAACCAGCACTACCAAATATTGCAAGTATAACTGAAGAGCAAATATACAATGAATTTATAAGATTGGGCATGGAACAACTAATAGCACAAGATTTATCTAAAAGATACTATCATAATGAACTTACATATAGAGATTTAGAAAATCTAGAAAAACAATTTGGGATAAAGTTTGATAATCTTGTTTCTAAGATTGATTCTGCAAAAAGTGAACTTAATACTAAAATCGATTTTGTAGAGAAGAATTTAGATACTAAAATAGATAGTATAAAAAACGAATTTAATGCTAAAATAGATGGCTTAAATGCTAAGATAGATGGTTTAGATACTAAAATTGATACCATAGAAAAGCATTTAAATACTAAGATTGACACCGTAGAAAAGAATTTAAAACAAGATATAGCTAATCTTAAACAAAATCTTGACGAAAAGATATCTAATTCGGAACAAAATCTTAAACAAAATCTTGACGAAAAACTCAAAATTCATGAAAAATTTTTATTAGAAAAACTTAATATAAGCAATAGATTAATAATTATTATTACAATAATAATAGCTCCAATTGCTATATCTAGCATAGCAAATATTATTACGTCGATAATTAATGGGTTTTATAAATAGAAATTACAAATAATCTTCAAAATATATAATTTATCATTTCCAAACAACACACCTAAAAACAGTAATTACTAAACACTCTGTTTTGATCCTTATAAATTAACAATATTTTTAAAAATAGGAGCTATATTTATAAGAATAAATCTTATTATTACTCAATATATTGTACTAGAGATAAAAAAGGAAAATAAAAATGAAAATTATCAATGTATTATTTTGTTTATTTTTACTAATCCTAAACAGCTGCAATGCTAATGATAATGACACTCTTAAGAACAAGAATAAACTTACTGAGTCCCAACAAGCGGAAAATGGGGAAAAACATAATTTAGGCCAAATAGAACTACAACAAGAAATACCTAAATCTCCTGAAGAATTACTTAAAGAAAAACTATCTGAAGATCAGAAAATACATCTTGATTGGTTAAAAACCGCTCTAACTAATGCTGGGGAATTTGATAAATTTTTACAATATGATGTATCTAAAATCAAAACAGCACTTGACCATATAAAAACTGAACTTAATAAATGTAAGGGGAAACAAAATGCTGCTCAACAGGAAAACACTTTTAAACAGACGGTTCAAGGGGCACTTAGCGGTGGGGATATAGATAAATTCCCAGAACAAGCAAATAGTTTGTGCGACATTCTTCCGTAATATACTAGCCCCCTTATTTGGGGGCTTTAAACATATTGCTATGCTGCAAATATAAAATCAAATTGTTTATCTTCTTTTAACGAGTCAAAGAATATTAATGGACTGTCGTTATAATCACGCTGATCAGACGGCATAAATCTTTCATCAAAATCTTTTAAATCCTTTAATCTATTGGTTTTTTTAAAATGGTTTTTTATAATTGCCGCCCAAAACATTGGACTCTTAAGTTCAGCATTTTTAGTAATAAACGCGATTAAATCGGCTTCAATTTTCTTAACATCATCAACATTATTAGGGTCTACATTCTGAATAAAGCTTATTTTTTGAATAATTGAGTTTATATTATCTTTTGTTTCAAAGTCATGTACCCAATTTTTTATGTTAGACAACGCTTCTTTAAAAATTCCATAATGATAAAAACTATCTTTTTTCTTGTTTTTGAATGGTGTAGTTTTGTTGTTCTGAATTATTGTTTTTTCCTGATTTTGATTATTGTAGTTTTTTTGTTCTTGATTGATATTAACTTGCTTGTTGTTTATAGAATTTTTGTTTTCATAATTATTGTAATTAAGTGCTGCATCAATATCCACTTCACTTTCTATGTTAAGATGTCCCACTAAAGCGTACCTTTTGACATAAGTAATA
This is a stretch of genomic DNA from Borreliella afzelii. It encodes these proteins:
- the bdr gene encoding Bdr family repetitive protein, with the protein product MKPALPNIASITEEQIYNEFIRLGMEQLIAQDLSKRYYHNELTYRDLENLEKQFGIKFDNLVSKIDSAKSELNTKIDFVEKNLDTKIDSIKNEFNAKIDGLNAKIDGLDTKIDTIEKHLNTKIDTVEKNLKQDIANLKQNLDEKISNSEQNLKQNLDEKLKIHEKFLLEKLNISNRLIIIITIIIAPIAISSIANIITSIINGFYK
- a CDS encoding Mlp family lipoprotein → MKIINVLFCLFLLILNSCNANDNDTLKNKNKLTESQQAENGEKHNLGQIELQQEIPKSPEELLKEKLSEDQKIHLDWLKTALTNAGEFDKFLQYDVSKIKTALDHIKTELNKCKGKQNAAQQENTFKQTVQGALSGGDIDKFPEQANSLCDILP
- a CDS encoding BlyB family putative holin accessory protein is translated as MQNNTIGLGLNLLSSLTNIAKTDTNIDHNYINTFSKVIDFFYKTYMSTLKSMETAESTKILEEIQDILKYNIQIIEAISNNKSNKIISSLKAKRNKIMREYINILKRDENA
- a CDS encoding BBA14 family lipoprotein → MLKLVNYLLLTLLLCCNTIASLPDEPKPPIIQTLGSLAKYEAKLSDYVMYLITFLAKTKVKVNDPNYPEYTFPDLSTLRDEHSITSIKHNIKILLEYIQKTKPMAQKVYNQYSLVKNVNYK
- a CDS encoding ERF family protein — translated: MNNGSEKNQDIQNNIQAKISFRKDMQTLILNLPGIDKSLQGHKYKYQDFNDIVRVIKNVIKEHKLDLMFTQDPISKYVDGQKEHVIRTTFYSTSTGYEESFDTPMLTENLQWDSETGSKVVSTAHQMFGSSITYVKRYALVGHLNIESEVDIDAALNYNNYENKNSINNKQVNINQEQKNYNNQNQEKTIIQNNKTTPFKNKKKDSFYHYGIFKEALSNIKNWVHDFETKDNINSIIQKISFIQNVDPNNVDDVKKIEADLIAFITKNAELKSPMFWAAIIKNHFKKTNRLKDLKDFDERFMPSDQRDYNDSPLIFFDSLKEDKQFDFIFAA